Proteins encoded together in one Terriglobus sp. TAA 43 window:
- a CDS encoding GNAT family N-acetyltransferase, whose product MSTIRQATVEDTKLITEHRHAMFTANEFATEERLNTMDANFEPWVRERLADGRYVGLLLEEEGEVMASGGIFFGDFPPHYLHTEAGRPYLLNFYTADKARGKGYAKRILQAATDLCRERGYMVITLHASPFGKPIYEKAGFTQTNEMMLKL is encoded by the coding sequence ATGTCCACCATCCGCCAAGCCACCGTCGAAGACACAAAGCTCATTACCGAACATCGCCACGCCATGTTCACCGCGAATGAGTTCGCAACCGAAGAACGCCTGAACACAATGGACGCGAACTTCGAGCCGTGGGTGCGTGAACGCCTAGCCGATGGCCGCTATGTGGGTCTGCTCCTCGAAGAAGAAGGCGAAGTAATGGCAAGTGGTGGCATCTTCTTCGGCGACTTCCCGCCGCACTACTTGCACACCGAAGCAGGCCGCCCATACCTGCTGAACTTCTACACAGCAGACAAAGCCCGCGGCAAAGGCTACGCGAAACGCATCCTCCAGGCAGCCACCGACCTATGCCGTGAACGCGGTTACATGGTGATAACGCTTCATGCCTCGCCCTTCGGCAAGCCCATCTACGAGAAGGCAGGCTTCACTCAAACCAACGAGATGATGTTGAAGCTTTAA